From Terriglobia bacterium, the proteins below share one genomic window:
- a CDS encoding tRNA-dihydrouridine synthase, translating to MLTIGSLKIPLPAIQAALSGFSDRPMRVVARRFGAEFAMAEVVLDELVILKGKLRARLFEIGNDDHPIGGQLMGSRAEQFAEAANDLVEAGYDLIDINFGCPVKKVLGRCRGGFLLSEPETALAIVKAVVDSVDRRRPVTLKMRRGFDDSAESERKFFSILDGAFELGAAAVTVHGRTVKQRYVGPSDWDFLARVKRHAGSHTILGSGDLFTSAAVYRMMNETGVDGVTVARGAIGNPFIFRECRALFEGNPISPPSVAEQRDAIEFQFAETLKLHGAAYAGGVFRKFGISYAALHPMSNEVRQAFIDAKSTQAVENIISAWYDSSREWPEMKQREMPADLIAAGAEA from the coding sequence GTGCTTACGATTGGTTCTCTCAAGATTCCGCTGCCCGCCATCCAAGCCGCGCTTTCCGGCTTTTCAGACCGGCCGATGCGTGTTGTCGCCCGCCGCTTCGGTGCAGAATTTGCCATGGCCGAGGTGGTCCTCGATGAACTGGTCATCCTTAAGGGGAAGCTCCGGGCGCGGCTGTTCGAGATCGGGAACGACGACCACCCGATCGGCGGACAACTCATGGGAAGCCGCGCAGAGCAGTTCGCCGAGGCGGCGAATGATCTGGTCGAGGCGGGTTATGACCTGATCGATATCAATTTCGGCTGTCCCGTTAAGAAGGTCCTTGGCCGATGCCGCGGCGGATTTCTGCTGAGCGAGCCGGAGACTGCGCTCGCGATCGTCAAGGCAGTCGTCGACAGTGTCGACCGCCGCCGGCCTGTCACTCTCAAGATGCGGCGTGGATTCGACGACTCGGCAGAGAGCGAGCGAAAGTTTTTCTCGATCCTCGACGGCGCCTTCGAACTCGGCGCGGCGGCCGTCACGGTCCACGGCCGCACGGTCAAGCAGCGCTACGTCGGACCATCCGACTGGGATTTCCTTGCGCGCGTGAAGCGGCACGCCGGATCGCACACGATCCTTGGCAGCGGAGACCTGTTTACTTCAGCGGCGGTTTACCGAATGATGAATGAGACCGGGGTGGATGGCGTGACCGTCGCACGCGGAGCCATCGGAAATCCATTTATCTTCCGTGAATGCCGCGCACTGTTCGAAGGAAACCCGATTTCGCCGCCATCGGTGGCCGAACAGCGCGACGCCATCGAGTTTCAATTTGCCGAAACGCTGAAGCTTCACGGCGCCGCATATGCCGGCGGCGTCTTCCGGAAATTCGGGATCTCGTACGCCGCCCTCCATCCCATGAGCAATGAAGTCCGCCAGGCATTCATCGACGCAAAAAGCACACAGGCGGTCGAAAATATAATTTCTGCCTGGTATGACAGCAGCCGCGAATGGCCTGAGATGAAACAGCGCGAGATGCCTGCAGACCTGATCGCAGCCGGAGCCGAAGCCTGA
- a CDS encoding alpha/beta hydrolase, which produces MKQINRRSFVKATGALMAAPALGGLPAFAAQAQNTGDLRVDKDIVFGKGGDIDLLLDVYHPPQGVTPKRMGIIHLFGGGFFTGNKNAGYIVNDVRALGRLGYTGISANYRLTGQGLWPAQIYDTKAAIRWVRANAAKIGIDADKIAIAGYSAGGLLSLLAAGTNGMAEFEGNGGNAGVSSNVQAAIGVYPLASTQTAGSLFPTNLSAEERTKMMDAASPAKYIGKTFAPTIFIHGTADTTVPLTSSLDFFTKLTAAGVPTSITTIQGAAHAFDNAALDAVEVMAHSIDLFLDRLIVNPKPYPGFGGGGGGRGGGARGGQGRGGQGRGGGRGSN; this is translated from the coding sequence ATGAAGCAAATCAACAGACGCAGTTTTGTAAAAGCGACGGGCGCGCTCATGGCGGCTCCTGCGCTGGGGGGTCTTCCGGCCTTCGCGGCACAGGCTCAGAACACCGGCGACTTGCGCGTGGATAAAGACATTGTCTTTGGCAAAGGCGGCGACATCGATCTCTTGCTCGACGTCTACCATCCGCCCCAGGGCGTAACACCGAAACGGATGGGCATCATTCATCTGTTCGGTGGAGGCTTTTTCACCGGCAACAAGAATGCGGGTTACATCGTCAACGATGTGCGGGCGCTGGGGCGTCTCGGCTACACCGGCATTTCCGCGAACTATCGCCTGACAGGTCAGGGCTTGTGGCCGGCGCAAATTTATGACACGAAGGCCGCGATCCGCTGGGTGCGCGCGAACGCAGCAAAGATCGGCATCGACGCCGACAAGATCGCTATTGCCGGCTACTCCGCCGGCGGCCTGCTCTCACTGCTGGCGGCCGGAACCAACGGCATGGCCGAGTTCGAGGGCAACGGCGGCAACGCGGGCGTCAGTTCGAACGTGCAGGCGGCCATCGGCGTCTATCCGCTCGCGAGCACGCAGACCGCAGGAAGCCTGTTCCCCACCAACCTGAGCGCGGAAGAGCGCACGAAAATGATGGACGCTGCGTCTCCCGCCAAATACATCGGCAAGACCTTCGCGCCGACGATCTTCATTCACGGTACGGCCGACACGACGGTGCCACTGACTTCGAGCCTCGATTTCTTCACGAAGCTCACCGCCGCCGGCGTTCCCACGTCGATCACGACGATCCAGGGCGCAGCTCACGCGTTCGATAACGCCGCGCTCGACGCGGTTGAAGTCATGGCGCACTCGATCGATCTGTTCCTCGACCGTCTGATCGTCAATCCGAAGCCGTATCCGGGTTTCGGGGGCGGCGGCGGCGGACGCGGTGGCGGTGCTCGCGGCGGACAGGGCCGAGGCGGACAGGGCCGGGGCGGCGGGAGAGGTTCAAACTAA
- a CDS encoding dienelactone hydrolase family protein, translating to MCDEHYENDVEQHRLRSGLSRREFAALTAAAGLSILLPHAAEAAVEVREEEANIKTPDGTADAYFVHPTTGTGAGVIVWPDILGLRPAYRTMGKRLAQEGYSVLVVNPFYRSRKAPIVPDGTKITDGMPIARPMAQLLNPATHATDAKAFAGWLDSQSSVSKTRKIGTMGYCMGGPMVMRAVAAVPDRIGAGATFHGGTLASAAQDSPHLLVPRMKAQFLHCVAQNDDMRDPNNKALLKKAYDDARLSAEIEVYKADHGWCALDSDQYNKDEAERAHARLLVLFKRALA from the coding sequence ATGTGCGACGAACATTATGAAAACGACGTGGAACAACACCGCCTCCGTTCAGGCCTGAGCCGGCGGGAATTCGCTGCGCTGACCGCAGCAGCCGGCTTATCGATTCTGTTGCCTCACGCAGCAGAAGCCGCCGTCGAAGTGAGGGAGGAAGAAGCCAACATTAAGACTCCGGACGGCACGGCGGACGCCTATTTCGTCCACCCCACTACCGGCACCGGCGCGGGCGTCATTGTCTGGCCGGACATTCTCGGCCTGCGCCCGGCATATCGCACGATGGGCAAGCGGCTGGCGCAAGAAGGCTATTCGGTATTGGTCGTGAATCCGTTTTACAGATCCAGAAAGGCGCCGATCGTTCCCGATGGGACGAAGATCACCGATGGCATGCCGATCGCACGACCCATGGCCCAACTGTTGAATCCGGCAACGCATGCTACCGATGCAAAAGCATTCGCCGGCTGGCTCGATTCTCAGTCGTCTGTTTCGAAGACAAGAAAGATTGGAACCATGGGCTACTGCATGGGCGGCCCGATGGTGATGCGCGCTGTAGCGGCGGTTCCCGATCGTATCGGCGCCGGTGCCACGTTCCATGGCGGCACACTCGCGAGTGCGGCCCAAGACAGTCCGCATCTGCTTGTTCCCCGGATGAAGGCGCAGTTCCTTCACTGTGTGGCACAGAACGACGATATGCGCGATCCGAATAACAAAGCGCTGCTGAAGAAAGCGTACGATGACGCCAGATTGTCCGCAGAAATCGAAGTCTACAAAGCGGACCATGGTTGGTGTGCACTCGACTCCGACCAATATAATAAGGATGAAGCAGAGCGCGCTCATGCCCGGTTGCTTGTTCTGTTCAAGCGGGCTCTGGCTTAG
- the ftsY gene encoding signal recognition particle-docking protein FtsY: MEFITLFGPPKKKEPTVFEKIKEAVKQTKENFTGQIQDLVEGQKEIDAAMLDQLEAIMIGADIGVTTTNDILKAIKDRMSRKMLQDPKELRSAIKEELRKILNVNYTPPKQVAEGDPFVIVMVGVNGVGKTTTIGKLANRFRNDSKKVMLCASDTFRAAATEQLEIWADRADVPIVKQKSGADPSAVLFDALQSAKAKKIDYVIVDTAGRLHTKHNLMAELEKMTRIAKREVPGAPHEVLLVLDATTGQNGLTQAKEFTKSAGVTGLVLTKLDGTAKGGVVTAIAKELKIPIRFVGVGEKMDDLIEFSADDFVESLFAA, from the coding sequence ATGGAATTCATCACCCTATTTGGGCCGCCGAAAAAGAAAGAACCGACGGTCTTTGAAAAAATCAAGGAAGCCGTCAAGCAGACGAAAGAAAATTTCACCGGGCAGATCCAGGATCTTGTCGAAGGCCAGAAGGAAATCGACGCCGCCATGCTGGATCAGCTCGAAGCAATCATGATCGGCGCCGACATCGGCGTGACGACCACGAACGACATCCTGAAAGCCATCAAAGACCGCATGTCGCGCAAAATGCTGCAGGACCCCAAAGAACTGCGCAGTGCGATCAAAGAAGAACTGCGAAAGATCCTGAATGTGAATTACACGCCGCCCAAACAGGTTGCCGAAGGCGATCCCTTCGTCATCGTGATGGTCGGCGTGAATGGCGTCGGCAAAACCACGACTATCGGAAAACTGGCAAACCGGTTCCGCAATGACAGCAAGAAGGTCATGCTGTGCGCATCCGACACCTTCCGCGCCGCGGCGACAGAGCAACTGGAGATCTGGGCGGACCGTGCCGACGTTCCGATCGTCAAACAAAAGTCCGGAGCAGACCCTTCGGCGGTTCTGTTTGATGCCCTGCAGTCCGCGAAAGCCAAGAAAATCGACTATGTCATCGTCGATACCGCAGGACGATTGCACACGAAGCACAACCTCATGGCTGAACTCGAAAAGATGACCCGTATCGCGAAACGCGAAGTTCCGGGAGCTCCGCACGAAGTTCTTCTGGTACTCGATGCGACCACGGGACAGAACGGCCTCACGCAGGCTAAAGAATTCACGAAGAGCGCCGGAGTGACGGGACTGGTCTTGACGAAGCTCGACGGAACCGCAAAGGGGGGCGTCGTGACGGCAATCGCGAAGGAACTGAAGATTCCGATCCGGTTTGTCGGTGTCGGCGAGAAGATGGACGACTTGATCGAGTTCTCCGCCGACGACTTTGTCGAGTCGCTTTTCGCGGCGTAA
- a CDS encoding type II toxin-antitoxin system prevent-host-death family antitoxin: MITVNMHDAKTRLSELVKAVEEKGEVVILCRDGKEVAEIRRRSKRAQSRNIDPDPKFRVEFARGYRPDEPLSEDEWPDDLR, from the coding sequence ATGATCACGGTGAACATGCATGATGCAAAAACACGCTTGTCTGAACTGGTTAAGGCCGTTGAAGAAAAGGGCGAGGTGGTGATTTTATGCCGGGATGGAAAGGAAGTCGCCGAAATTCGGCGCCGGTCCAAGCGTGCGCAGAGCCGGAATATCGATCCGGATCCCAAGTTTCGAGTAGAGTTCGCGCGGGGCTACAGACCCGATGAACCGCTTAGCGAAGACGAATGGCCGGACGATCTGCGGTAA
- the ribD gene encoding bifunctional diaminohydroxyphosphoribosylaminopyrimidine deaminase/5-amino-6-(5-phosphoribosylamino)uracil reductase RibD yields the protein MNDEAYIRRALELAEKGAGLTSPGVMVGAVIVKEGRVAGEGFYTYDGVRHAEVIALEQAGAAARGSTVYTNLEPCSHHGRTPPCAQALIDAGVARVVTSMPDPNPDVNGQGLAMLRAAGIAVECGLLEREAQQLNEAFITCKTERRPFGILKIAMTLDGKIATRHGESRWITSEASRALVHRLRHRCDALITGSGTVLTDKPQLTDRSALPRRRPLLRVILDRRGRISGFPDALLFRGSLEQLSAELYAREIQSFLLECGPDLAFNAITGGIIDKLVVFVAPRILGGREIPGIGGEGVQRLSDAVPLQDWSVAHAGPDLVLTAYVHRHH from the coding sequence ATGAATGATGAAGCCTACATCCGCCGTGCGCTCGAGCTGGCCGAAAAAGGCGCAGGACTGACGAGCCCCGGAGTCATGGTTGGCGCGGTTATCGTGAAAGAAGGACGCGTCGCTGGCGAAGGGTTCTATACCTACGACGGCGTCCGGCACGCCGAAGTCATCGCTCTCGAGCAGGCAGGCGCCGCCGCTCGCGGCTCGACCGTTTATACGAATCTCGAACCCTGTTCGCATCACGGACGAACCCCGCCTTGCGCGCAAGCGCTGATCGACGCCGGCGTGGCGCGCGTCGTTACATCCATGCCGGATCCCAATCCTGACGTCAACGGCCAAGGTCTGGCTATGCTTCGCGCGGCCGGCATCGCCGTAGAATGCGGACTGCTCGAGCGCGAAGCCCAGCAACTTAATGAGGCATTCATCACCTGCAAGACGGAGCGGCGCCCATTCGGCATTCTAAAGATCGCGATGACTCTCGACGGCAAGATTGCCACGCGCCACGGCGAGTCCCGCTGGATTACCTCCGAAGCATCCCGCGCGCTCGTTCACCGGCTGCGGCATCGCTGCGACGCCCTGATCACCGGCAGCGGAACCGTCCTCACCGACAAGCCTCAACTGACGGATCGCAGCGCGCTGCCGCGCCGCAGACCGCTGTTGCGAGTGATCCTCGACCGGCGCGGACGCATCTCCGGGTTTCCGGATGCCCTGCTCTTCCGCGGCTCGCTGGAACAGCTTTCCGCCGAACTGTATGCGAGAGAGATCCAGAGCTTTCTCCTGGAATGCGGGCCGGATCTGGCTTTCAACGCCATAACGGGCGGGATCATTGATAAACTGGTGGTCTTTGTAGCGCCCAGGATATTGGGCGGCCGGGAAATTCCCGGGATTGGCGGGGAAGGCGTGCAGCGTCTCTCGGACGCTGTTCCGCTGCAGGACTGGTCCGTCGCGCATGCGGGTCCCGATCTGGTATTGACTGCATATGTTCACAGGCATCATTGA
- a CDS encoding type II toxin-antitoxin system VapC family toxin, whose product MAGRSAVNVLLDTCAVLALTRGELPHAAAFALRSAPEAYVSIVTPWEMAIKAAAGKLELQDPPLLWFLGIADRYRLRELQIDVRTVCAAAALSPIHRDPFDRILVALAQETALTILTSDHNIAKYNGIKTLW is encoded by the coding sequence ATGGCCGGACGATCTGCGGTAAATGTTCTGCTCGATACGTGCGCGGTGCTTGCGCTTACGCGTGGCGAACTGCCTCACGCCGCCGCATTTGCGCTTCGGTCGGCTCCGGAAGCATATGTTTCAATCGTTACACCCTGGGAAATGGCAATCAAGGCCGCTGCGGGAAAACTCGAGTTGCAGGATCCTCCCTTGTTGTGGTTTTTGGGTATTGCGGACCGTTATAGATTGCGTGAGCTTCAAATCGATGTCCGGACCGTTTGCGCCGCCGCCGCGCTCTCTCCCATTCATCGCGATCCGTTCGACCGCATTTTGGTGGCGCTCGCGCAGGAAACCGCGCTCACAATCCTGACTTCCGACCACAATATCGCGAAATACAACGGCATCAAAACGCTCTGGTGA